One window from the genome of Pyrus communis chromosome 16, drPyrComm1.1, whole genome shotgun sequence encodes:
- the LOC137720881 gene encoding uncharacterized protein isoform X1, whose product MEKAVTYKANFESMVACALGGSLYRRGSCCTFLKQNIMQRTFGGLELWVKKMGPNSELRSSSLKIRRKHFLSTIFRHLRIHLGKNRIEQSTSIINLFAKVLQAYSYLHNSNEPHQAYNGFTRL is encoded by the exons ATGGAGAAAGCTGTCACATATAAGGCAAACTTTGAG AGCATGGTGGCATGTGCTTTGGGTGGGAGTTTGTACCGCAGGGGAAGCTGTTGTACATTCTTGAAGCAGAACATCATGCAGAGAACATTCGGAGGATTGG AACTATGGGTTAAGAAAATGGGTCCAAATTCAGAGCTACGTTCTTCTTCCCtcaaaataagaagaaaacacTTCCTCAGCACCATATTTCGGCACCTCAG GATCCACTTGGGAAAGAACAGAATAGAGCAGAGCACAAGCATTATCAATTTATTTGCTAAAGTATTGCAGGCTTACAGCTATCTGCACAACTCCAACGAGCCACACCAAGCTTACAATGGGTTTACACGCCTGTAA
- the LOC137720881 gene encoding GPN-loop GTPase QQT1-like isoform X5: protein MVFGQVVIGPPGLGKTTYCNGMSELLQLIGRKVVVVNLDHSTDALLYPMSYVEVQSRFGDFEMVDAGPVTLLQWIQWSLQRLLMIHSKLCEFSS, encoded by the exons atggTTTTTGGGCAAGTGGTGATCGGCCCGCCTGGGTTAGGAAAGACCACTTATTGCAATGGCATGTCTGAGCTCCTCCAGCTCATCGGAAG GAAAGTCGTTGTGGTAAATTTGGATCATTCCACCGATGCATTGCTGTATCCAATGTCGTATGTTGAGG TTCAAAGCCGATTTGGGGACTTTGAAATGGTGGATGCCGGGCCAGTTACACTACTTCAG TGGATCCAGTGGAGTCTCCAGAGATTGTTGATGATCCATTCCAAACTATGTGAGTTTTCAAG TTGA
- the LOC137720881 gene encoding GPN-loop GTPase QQT1-like isoform X4 yields the protein MVFGQVVIGPPGLGKTTYCNGMSELLQLIGRKVVVVNLDHSTDALLYPMSYVEVQSRFGDFEMVDAGPVTLLQDDIIVDPVESPEIVDDPFQTM from the exons atggTTTTTGGGCAAGTGGTGATCGGCCCGCCTGGGTTAGGAAAGACCACTTATTGCAATGGCATGTCTGAGCTCCTCCAGCTCATCGGAAG GAAAGTCGTTGTGGTAAATTTGGATCATTCCACCGATGCATTGCTGTATCCAATGTCGTATGTTGAGG TTCAAAGCCGATTTGGGGACTTTGAAATGGTGGATGCCGGGCCAGTTACACTACTTCAG GATGATATCATAGTGGATCCAGTGGAGTCTCCAGAGATTGTTGATGATCCATTCCAAACTATGTGA
- the LOC137720881 gene encoding GPN-loop GTPase QQT1-like isoform X3, whose amino-acid sequence MVFGQVVIGPPGLGKTTYCNGMSELLQLIGRKVVVVNLDHSTDALLYPMSYVEVQSRFGDFEMVDAGPVTLLQWIQWSLQRLLMIHSKLCEFSRYEGF is encoded by the exons atggTTTTTGGGCAAGTGGTGATCGGCCCGCCTGGGTTAGGAAAGACCACTTATTGCAATGGCATGTCTGAGCTCCTCCAGCTCATCGGAAG GAAAGTCGTTGTGGTAAATTTGGATCATTCCACCGATGCATTGCTGTATCCAATGTCGTATGTTGAGG TTCAAAGCCGATTTGGGGACTTTGAAATGGTGGATGCCGGGCCAGTTACACTACTTCAG TGGATCCAGTGGAGTCTCCAGAGATTGTTGATGATCCATTCCAAACTATGTGAGTTTTCAAG ATATGAGGGATTCTGA
- the LOC137720881 gene encoding GPN-loop GTPase QQT1-like isoform X2 has protein sequence MVFGQVVIGPPGLGKTTYCNGMSELLQLIGRKVVVVNLDHSTDALLYPMSYVEVQSRFGDFEMVDAGPVTLLQWIQWSLQRLLMIHSKLCEFSRRVNLTSADMRDSDFSGSTFKHGESCHI, from the exons atggTTTTTGGGCAAGTGGTGATCGGCCCGCCTGGGTTAGGAAAGACCACTTATTGCAATGGCATGTCTGAGCTCCTCCAGCTCATCGGAAG GAAAGTCGTTGTGGTAAATTTGGATCATTCCACCGATGCATTGCTGTATCCAATGTCGTATGTTGAGG TTCAAAGCCGATTTGGGGACTTTGAAATGGTGGATGCCGGGCCAGTTACACTACTTCAG TGGATCCAGTGGAGTCTCCAGAGATTGTTGATGATCCATTCCAAACTATGTGAGTTTTCAAG AAGAGTCAATTTAACATCAGCAGATATGAGGGATTCTGATTTCAGTGGTTCAACTTTCAAACATGGAGAAAGCTGTCACATATAA